The Pygocentrus nattereri isolate fPygNat1 chromosome 1, fPygNat1.pri, whole genome shotgun sequence genome window below encodes:
- the lrrc3b gene encoding leucine-rich repeat-containing protein 3B, with translation MTPLDLWLSRSIPMCLLLHSLVLMAICFPSASMCPKGCACQQADYSLHGLNVTCSLSRLREIPPDLPPDTVLLQLDHNHIQAVPDRAFQGLRMLRRLNLSHNAVETLGEGAFLGLEASLEELDLSHNRITSVHKDAFARLKARVHVDDNPWHCDCALQQALGGMAHNHEAAARVHCRSSELRDQEGRPFLAVDADLCILARRTTDYAMLVTMFGWFAMVISYVVYYVRQNQEDARRHLEYLKSLPSKPKKPDEPEDISTVV, from the coding sequence ATGACTCCGCTGGACCTGTGGCTCTCACGCTCCATCCCCATGTGCCTCCTGCTGCACAGTCTGGTGCTCATGGCCATCTGCTTCCCCTCGGCCAGCATGTGTCCCAAGGGCTGCGCCTGTCAGCAGGCCGACTACTCCCTGCATGGCCTCAACGTTACCTGCAGCCTGTCCCGCCTGAGAGAGATCCCGCCAGACCTTCCTCCAGACAcagtgctgctgcagctggaccACAATCACATCCAGGCAGTGCCAGACCGCGCCTTCCAAGGTCTGAGAATGCTGCGGAGGCTCAACTTGTCCCATAATGCGGTGGAAACCCTCGGAGAGGGTGCCTTCCTTGGCTTGGAGGCTTCTCTAGAGGAACTGGATCTGTCACACAATCGCATCACCAGCGTGCACAAGGACGCTTTTGCGCGGCTCAAGGCCCGTGTGCATGTGGACGACAACCCGTGGCACTGCGACTGCGCCCTGCAGCAGGCGCTGGGTGGCATGGCACACAACCACGAGGCAGCAGCGCGTGTCCACTGCCGCAGCTCGGAGCTGAGGGACCAGGAGGGCCGACCGTTTTTGGCTGTGGACGCCGACTTGTGCATCCTGGCCCGACGCACCACTGACTATGCCATGCTGGTGACCATGTTCGGCTGGTTCGCCATGGTCATCTCCTATGTGGTGTACTATGTAAGGCAGAACCAGGAGGATGCACGGCGACACCTGGAGTACCTCAAGTCGCTGCCCAGCAAGCCTAAGAAACCTGATGAGCCTGAGGACATCAGCACCGTGGTTTGA